A genomic region of Xiphophorus couchianus chromosome 9, X_couchianus-1.0, whole genome shotgun sequence contains the following coding sequences:
- the LOC114151194 gene encoding protein-glutamine gamma-glutamyltransferase K-like has product MPPVIHSVRDSSAVGRFPTVTLPFVEDVEADKEEPAENDVNEESACRRWLRKACPCCYKRPGGDDDDAAETVVTGVDDPDKEEGANGEKPTAEEGNLNELLLNVRSIDLMKSKTGENLVEHHTNLYQSDKFVIRRGQSFQMWITLSRPFDPHTDKLHLELKTGPLPALSNGTHVIVPVVEDLEDGRWEAAVVKRDDRRLKLSVNSPPTAVIGRYQLTVETSCANGQATSRHDPADDIYMLFNPWCEGDSVFLDSEEKRQEFVLNDVGRIYYGTQLQIGDRTWDYGQFNNGILAACLFVLDRSQTPNSGWGDPVNVTRIISAMINSPDDLGVLEGNWSGDYSRGTSPTVWSGSVEILQQYYESRGTPVRYGQCWVFAGVFTTVLRCLGIPARTVTNFSSAHDTDVSLTTDIYLDEEMEPIEYLNADSIWNFHVWTDCWMSRPDLPSGNGGWQTVDATPQETSQGMFRCGPASLSAIRNGQVYLKHDCAFVFAEVNSDKIYWQKNKDGTFSQFCSEKNTVGLSISTKAVGSDEREDITHLYKHPEGSEEERIAVETACSYGSKAAAYSSPTAEDVSLEVIMEGDGPRMGEDAELTIRLRNVSSEPRTVTLHSQLAVMYYTGVHKDTVKKDKVDEEILPNEVNDLTWELKYDMYKNQLIDHSALMLTLSARVRETQQVLATQFSFRLRTPDLVIKPVGRAVVGQKMKVEISFTNPLPLVLKAVIFHLEGTGLLPGKKIHYGDIGGHASVSFVEDFVPTLPGPRKLLASLDCRQLTQVHGVSDIAVEDKSSVAS; this is encoded by the exons ATGCCACCAGTGATTCACTCAGTCAGAGACAGCTCTGCCGTCGGTCGGTTCCCAACTGTCACTTTGCCGTTTGTGGAGGACGTGGAGGCGGACAAAGAGGAACCGGCAGAGAATGACGTTAACGAGGAGAGCGCCTGCCGACGGTGGCTGCGCAAGGCGTGTCCGTGCTGTTATAAACGGCCAGGCGGCGACGACGACGACGCCGCGGAGACCGTGGTCACCGGGGTGGATGATCCAGATAAAGAGGAGGGGGCAAATGGAGAGAAGCCAACCGCTGAGGAAGGCAATCTAAATG AACTTCTTCTGAACGTCCGATCGATAGATCTGATGAAAAGCAAAACGGGAGAGAACCTGGTGGAGCATCACACCAACCTCTACCAGAGCGACAAGTTCGTCATCCGCAGAGGGCAGAGCTTCCAGATGTGGATAACCTTATCTCGACCTTTTGACCCCCACACAGACAAGCTTCATCTGGAGCTGAAAACAG GTCCCCTCCCTGCGTTGTCGAACGGAACCCATGTCATCGTCCCTGTGGTGGAGGACCTGGAGGACGGTCGCTGGGAGGCCGCGGTCGTCAAGCGGGACGACAGGAGGTTAAAGCTGTCTGTGAATTCGCCTCCCACGGCTGTCATAGGCAGGTACCAGCTCACCGTGGAAACAAGCTGCGCCAACGGCCAGGCCACCTCCAGACACGACCCTGCCGATGACATCTACATGCTGTTCAACCCCTGGTGTGAAG GCGACTCTGTTTTCCTGGACTCCGAGGAGAAGCGGCAGGAGTTCGTCCTCAATGATGTTGGTCGGATCTACTACGGCACACAGCTTCAGATCGGAGACAGGACGTGGGACTACGGCcag TTTAACAATGGGATCCTCGCCGCTTGCCTCTTCGTGTTGGATCGGAGTCAAACCCCAAACTCCGGTTGGGGCGACCCAGTCAATGTGACGCGGATCATCTCAGCCATG ATAAACTCTCCCGACGACCTCGGTGTTTTGGAAGGAAACTGGTCAGGAGACTATTCACGGGGAACTTCCCCCACCGTGTGGAGTGGAAGTGTGGAAATCCTGCAGCAATACTATGAAAGCAGGGGAACGCCCGTTAGGTACGGCCAGTGCTGGGTCTTTGCTGGCGTCTTCACTACAG TGTTACGTTGTCTAGGCATTCCTGCTCGAACGGTGACCAACTTTAGCTCGGCGCACGATACCGACGTTTCCTTGACGACTGACATCTATCTGGACGAGGAAATGGAGCCGATAGAATACCTTAATGCAGACTCTATCTG GAACTTCCACGTGTGGACCGACTGCTGGATGTCTCGTCCAGACTTGCCTTCTGGCAACGGAGGCTGGCAAACCGTCGACGCCACGCCGCAGGAAACCAGTCAGGGCATGTTTCGCTGCGGCCCGGCTTCCCTCAGCGCGATCCGCAATGGTCAGGTCTACCTCAAACACGACTGCGCCTTTGTGTTTGCCGAG GTGAATAGTGATAAAATATACTGGCAGAAGAACAAAGATGGCACCTTCAGTCAATTCTGCAGTGAGAAGAACACTGTGGGTCTCTCCATCAGCACCAAGGCCGTGGGCTCAGACGAACGGGAGGATATCACACACCTTTACAAACACCCAGAAG gCTCAGAGGAGGAACGTATTGCCGTGGAAACTGCCTGTAGCTACGGCTCCAAAGCGGCCGCCTACTCGTCTCCAACGGCGGAAGACGTCTCTTTGGAAGTGATCATGGAGGGCGACGGTCCCAGAATGGGGGAGGATGCAGAGCTGACCATCAGGCTGAGGAACGTCAGCTCGGAGCCGCGCACCGTTACGTTGCACAGCCAGTTAGCCGTCATGTACTACACCGGAGTCCACAAAGACACGGTGAAAAAGGACAAAGTAGACGAGGAAATTCTGCCCAACGAGG TGAACGATTTGACTTGGGAATTGAAGTACGACATGTACAAGAACCAGCTGATAGATCATTCTGCCCTGATGCTAACGCTTTCCGCCAGGGTCAGAGAAACACAGCAAGTCCTGGCGACCCAGTTCAGCTTCCGACTCAGGACGCCAGACCTCGTTATAAAG CCGGTTGGGAGGGCTGTGGTGGGGCAGAAGATGAAAGTGGAGATTTCTTTCACAAACCCTCTACCGCTGGTGCTGAAAGCAGTGATATTTCACCTGGAAGGAACAGGCCTCCTACCTGGGAAAAAGATTCACTATGG AGATATCGGCGGACATGCCTCCGTCTCCTTCGTGGAGGACTTCGTCCCCACCCTTCCCGGACCGAGGAAATTACTGGCTTCTCTGGACTGCAGGCAGCTCACACAGGTCCACGGCGTGAGCGACATCGCCGTGGAGGACAAAAGCAGCGTGGCTTCGTAG